From a single Lytechinus variegatus isolate NC3 chromosome 9, Lvar_3.0, whole genome shotgun sequence genomic region:
- the LOC121422052 gene encoding short-chain collagen C4-like — protein sequence MANLLLLMISATIVAITSGLTIDVEGPINGPCSLCPKGAPGPPGPKGDVGLPGRDGRDGRDASYNAQQPVTAVKSSGVVYIRWGKDVCVNGSELVYAGTAAGARWTHEGGGANYLCMPTDPIYDEYQCGTGALRALLYSSEYETETSIIRLREVHDYAPKCAVCRAPSGRSTKLMIPARNKCPSDEWRLEYSGYLMSEYQTHKRSEFVCFDHDMEGAAGTAGDQNGALFYTVTAVCEAATGLPCDPYINDQELTCAVCTI from the exons ATGGCCAATCTTTTACTCTTGATGATTTCTGCCACCATAGTTGCTATTACTTCTGGTCTCACAATAGACGTAGAGGGCCCAATCAATG GTCCGTGTTCGCTCTGCCCAAAAGGAGCCCCCGGTCCCCCTGGCCCAAAGGGCGACGTCGGCCTGCCTGGAAGAGATGGCCGAGATGGGAGGGACGCTTCGTACAATGCCCAACAACCAG TCACCGCTGTCAAAAGTAGTGGCGTTGTGTATATACGATGGGGTAAAGATGTTTGCGTTAATGGATCAGAACTGGTTTATGCTG GTACTGCAGCAGGAGCTCGCTGGACCCATGAGGGAGGTGGTGCTAACTATCTGTGTATGCCAACTGATCCTATTTATGATGAATATCAGTGTGGTACTGGTGCACTTCGCGCTCTGCTGTACTCGTCCGAATATGAGACAGAAACCTCCATAATTCGTCTACGTGAAGTCCACGACTACGCACCAAAATGTGCAGTCTGTAGGGCGCCCTCTGGTCGATCTACCAAATTGATGATCCCTGCACGTAACAAGTGCCCTTCTGACGAGTGGCGTCTGGAGTACAGCGGTTACCTCATGTCAGAGTATCAAACCCACAAACGTTCAGAGTTTGTCTGTTTCGATCATGACATGGAAGGCGCAGCTGGTACAGCCGGAGACCAAAACGGGGCTCTCTTCTACACGGTAACAGCCGTATGTGAGGCAGCAACTGGGCTTCCGTGTGATCCCTATATTAATGATCAGGAACTGACATGTGCAGTCTGTACGATTTAG